The proteins below come from a single Leptotrichia sp. oral taxon 223 genomic window:
- a CDS encoding GNAT family N-acetyltransferase encodes MENNFEKKKYLKTLTGDNVYLSPISLDDVDKYTEMVNNIEVSAGLGCVVYTNIMDFESEKELLNSIKKEKIFAVRLLENDELLGNVGFKSIGDIHRTAEMGIMLGNPKYQRKGYGMEAIKLILDYGFSFLNLRNISLNVFEYNEAAYNLYKKAGFKEAGRLRKAVEIMGKTYDVIIMDMLKEEFQSFYIKRELEKRYNLK; translated from the coding sequence ATGGAAAATAATTTTGAAAAGAAAAAATATTTAAAAACATTGACTGGCGATAATGTTTATCTTTCGCCAATTTCTCTTGATGATGTTGACAAATATACTGAAATGGTGAATAATATAGAAGTTTCAGCAGGACTAGGCTGTGTTGTTTATACAAATATTATGGACTTTGAAAGTGAAAAAGAATTATTAAATTCAATCAAAAAAGAGAAAATATTTGCTGTCAGATTATTGGAAAATGATGAACTTTTGGGAAATGTAGGTTTTAAATCAATAGGAGATATACATAGAACAGCTGAAATGGGAATTATGCTTGGAAATCCGAAATATCAGCGAAAAGGTTATGGAATGGAAGCTATAAAATTGATACTTGATTATGGCTTTTCATTTTTAAATTTGAGAAATATATCACTAAATGTATTTGAATATAATGAGGCAGCTTATAACTTGTACAAAAAAGCTGGATTTAAGGAAGCAGGAAGATTGCGTAAAGCAGTTGAGATTATGGGAAAAACTTATGATGTGATTATAATGGACATGTTAAAAGAAGAATTTCAGTCGTTTTATATAAAGAGAGAACTTGAAAAAAGATACAATTTGAAATAA
- the aroB gene encoding 3-dehydroquinate synthase — protein sequence MEILNVGLGGNSYDIVIGENFFERFPEYIRKVYGGKKLFVITDSNVDRIYNNEYEKMFKGFNYTIYVLKAGEKNKHIGIMPAIYSAMVNAGLTRKDMVVAFGGGVVGDIAGFAAASYMRGIDFIQIPTTIVSQVDSSVGGKVGVDLPEGKNLIGAFHQPKLVLIDNYFLNTLTNRYFYDGFAEIVKYGCIYDKNFFEKLENIVKSAGFSKTDENYKQKLREHLMKYVNELVYRSCEIKKEVVEKDEKENNLRMILNFGHTIGHAIEQFTNYEKYSHGEAISAGMVDITKIGERKGITKKNEFVRIEKLLKALNLPVEIKYPEDKISEIMKRDKKSTSDGINFVFLVEIGKVEIVKMAESEVFEQ from the coding sequence ATGGAAATATTGAATGTTGGATTGGGGGGAAATTCTTATGATATTGTCATTGGGGAGAATTTTTTTGAAAGATTTCCTGAATATATTAGAAAAGTTTATGGCGGGAAAAAATTGTTTGTTATTACAGACTCTAATGTAGACAGGATTTATAACAATGAGTACGAGAAGATGTTTAAAGGCTTTAATTATACAATTTATGTGCTGAAAGCGGGAGAAAAAAATAAGCATATTGGGATAATGCCTGCGATTTATTCGGCGATGGTAAATGCAGGGCTTACGAGAAAGGATATGGTTGTTGCATTTGGTGGCGGAGTTGTTGGAGATATTGCCGGATTTGCAGCGGCGAGTTATATGCGTGGCATTGATTTTATTCAAATTCCTACAACGATAGTTTCACAAGTTGACAGCAGTGTTGGTGGAAAAGTCGGAGTTGACTTGCCTGAAGGGAAAAATCTTATTGGGGCATTTCATCAGCCCAAACTTGTTTTAATTGACAATTATTTTTTGAATACATTGACAAACAGATATTTTTATGATGGATTTGCTGAAATTGTAAAATATGGCTGCATTTACGATAAGAATTTTTTTGAAAAGCTGGAAAATATTGTAAAGTCAGCTGGGTTTTCAAAAACTGATGAAAATTATAAACAGAAATTACGTGAACATCTGATGAAGTATGTGAATGAGCTTGTTTACCGTTCCTGTGAGATAAAAAAGGAAGTTGTGGAAAAAGATGAGAAGGAAAACAATTTGAGAATGATATTGAATTTTGGGCATACGATTGGGCATGCGATAGAACAGTTTACAAATTATGAGAAATATTCACATGGAGAAGCAATTTCTGCTGGAATGGTAGATATTACAAAAATTGGGGAAAGAAAAGGGATTACTAAAAAGAATGAATTTGTGCGAATTGAAAAATTGTTAAAAGCGTTGAATTTGCCAGTTGAGATTAAATATCCAGAAGATAAGATTTCTGAAATTATGAAAAGAGATAAGAAAAGTACGAGTGATGGGATTAATTTTGTATTTTTGGTAGAAATTGGGAAAGTGGAAATTGTTAAAATGGCAGAAAGTGAAGTGTTTGAACAATGA
- a CDS encoding YhcG family protein → MKKREIENMEIVKNVIDLLENARKKVVTTVNQTMVLTYFEIGRMIVEEEQKGENRAEYGKKILKILSKKLTEKYKKGFSLTNLKQIRSFYLVYSEKGQTVSDQFKLSWSHYVKLSRISNPDERKFYEIEAVKNNWSLRELERQFDSALYTRLSLSRNKDKVLELSQKGQIIEKPKDLIKDPYILEFIGLPEQSSYSESELEEKLINKLENFLLELGNGFTFVGRQKRISFDEQHFYIDLVFYNRLLKCFVLIDLKIGKLKHQDIGQMQMYVNYYDREMKLDDENKTIGIVLCQEKNQSLVEYTLPEDNERIFASTYKTVLPSKEEFIKILEEE, encoded by the coding sequence ATGAAAAAGAGAGAAATTGAAAATATGGAAATAGTAAAAAATGTAATTGATTTGTTGGAAAATGCAAGGAAAAAAGTTGTTACAACTGTTAATCAGACGATGGTTTTGACGTATTTTGAGATAGGAAGAATGATAGTTGAGGAAGAGCAGAAAGGTGAAAATAGGGCGGAATATGGAAAGAAAATTTTGAAAATATTATCTAAAAAGTTGACTGAAAAATATAAAAAAGGATTTTCATTAACAAATTTGAAGCAAATAAGGAGTTTTTATTTAGTTTATTCTGAAAAAGGTCAGACAGTGTCTGACCAATTCAAACTGAGCTGGTCGCATTACGTGAAATTAAGTAGAATTTCAAATCCTGATGAAAGGAAATTTTATGAAATTGAGGCTGTTAAAAATAATTGGAGTTTAAGAGAACTAGAAAGACAGTTTGATAGTGCGTTGTATACGAGATTGAGTTTAAGTAGGAATAAAGATAAAGTTCTGGAATTATCACAAAAAGGGCAGATTATAGAAAAACCAAAGGATTTGATAAAGGATCCTTATATACTTGAATTTATAGGATTGCCAGAACAGTCTAGTTATTCAGAAAGTGAGCTGGAGGAAAAGTTAATAAATAAGTTGGAAAATTTTTTGTTGGAACTTGGGAATGGCTTTACATTTGTAGGTAGACAAAAACGAATTTCTTTTGATGAACAGCATTTTTACATTGATTTAGTTTTTTATAACAGACTTTTGAAATGCTTTGTCCTAATTGATTTGAAAATTGGGAAATTAAAACATCAGGATATAGGACAAATGCAGATGTATGTAAATTATTATGACAGAGAAATGAAATTAGATGATGAAAATAAAACAATTGGAATAGTATTGTGTCAGGAAAAAAATCAGTCTTTGGTGGAGTACACGTTGCCAGAAGATAATGAGCGAATTTTTGCAAGTACGTATAAGACGGTTTTGCCAAGTAAAGAGGAATTTATTAAAATTCTTGAGGAAGAATAA
- a CDS encoding DUF2262 domain-containing protein — protein MSNAIKDEIFGEIKNFETEVEWLGRKISVSFDGGIEHDWNEEKKLEEVKGAIEQFKVMYFNQKEWDERMRNRIVEDLMEVAEDWFASINEEDLDEMIAVLEKNSNSKFTEKEKKELKDQKVSKEVFKNGIYLEGLNITSDGDFAVYYYDDEVFFAGHEIELMGNVSGEFSYEADIVG, from the coding sequence ATGAGTAATGCTATAAAAGATGAAATTTTTGGAGAAATAAAAAATTTTGAAACTGAAGTTGAGTGGCTTGGGAGAAAAATAAGTGTGAGTTTTGATGGTGGAATTGAACATGATTGGAATGAAGAGAAAAAACTAGAGGAAGTTAAAGGGGCAATAGAACAATTTAAGGTTATGTATTTCAATCAAAAAGAATGGGATGAAAGAATGAGAAATAGAATTGTGGAAGATTTGATGGAAGTGGCAGAAGATTGGTTTGCATCTATAAATGAAGAAGATTTAGATGAAATGATAGCTGTACTTGAAAAAAATTCAAATTCTAAATTTACTGAAAAAGAAAAGAAAGAGTTAAAAGATCAAAAAGTTTCAAAAGAAGTTTTTAAAAATGGGATTTATCTTGAAGGTTTGAATATAACTTCTGATGGAGATTTTGCGGTGTACTATTATGATGATGAAGTGTTTTTTGCGGGGCATGAAATTGAACTTATGGGAAATGTTAGTGGAGAATTTAGTTATGAAGCGGATATTGTAGGATAA
- the aroA gene encoding 3-phosphoshikimate 1-carboxyvinyltransferase has translation MKIKIKPSTLNGTIEIPPSKSYSHRAVIAAALAEGGKKSTIDNLKFSVDITTTTNIMENWGAKINREQSSLEIIGNGGKVVPKDKYVQCNESGSTIRFLIPIGITSENELIFDGKGKLVDRPLDSYYRIFDKQGIFYKNENGKLPLTVNGKLKAGNYEIDGNISSQFITGLLYALPLLDGDSKLTINKNLESKGYIDLTLEILELAGIVIVNNDYKSFDIRGNQIYKPFDYTVEGDYSQVAFWIVAGIISANRDNEVKCLHVNKNSLQGDREIIEIVERMGANIEIFDNYVIVKPSKTKGTVIDISQCPDIGPILTVLGALSEGETRIINGERLRIKESDRITSIKTELNKLGANVAEEGDSLIIQGVEGFKGGVTVNSWNDHRIAMSLAIASTRCEKEIILEEAESVRKSYPHFWDDFVKMGGEIEKDC, from the coding sequence ATGAAAATAAAAATAAAACCAAGCACCTTAAACGGTACAATAGAAATACCACCATCAAAAAGTTATTCACACAGGGCGGTAATTGCGGCTGCATTAGCTGAAGGCGGGAAAAAGTCAACGATTGATAATTTAAAGTTTTCTGTGGATATTACAACAACAACAAATATTATGGAAAACTGGGGAGCGAAAATCAATCGAGAGCAAAGTTCTCTTGAAATTATTGGAAATGGCGGAAAAGTTGTTCCGAAAGATAAATATGTGCAATGCAATGAGTCGGGATCTACAATCAGGTTTTTGATACCGATTGGGATTACAAGTGAAAATGAACTGATTTTCGACGGAAAAGGTAAATTGGTGGACAGACCGCTTGACTCGTATTATAGGATTTTTGATAAGCAGGGAATTTTTTATAAAAATGAGAATGGGAAATTGCCACTTACAGTGAATGGAAAATTGAAGGCAGGAAATTATGAAATTGACGGGAATATAAGTTCACAGTTTATTACGGGACTTTTGTATGCCTTGCCACTCTTGGACGGAGATTCAAAGCTGACTATTAATAAGAATCTGGAATCTAAAGGATATATTGATTTGACATTGGAAATATTGGAACTGGCAGGAATTGTAATTGTGAACAATGACTATAAGAGTTTTGATATAAGGGGAAATCAGATTTATAAGCCGTTTGATTATACTGTTGAGGGGGATTATTCACAAGTGGCGTTTTGGATTGTTGCGGGGATAATTTCGGCAAATCGTGATAATGAAGTGAAATGTCTGCATGTGAATAAGAACTCGTTGCAGGGCGACAGGGAAATAATAGAAATTGTTGAAAGAATGGGTGCAAATATTGAAATTTTCGATAATTATGTGATTGTTAAGCCATCTAAAACTAAAGGAACAGTAATTGATATTTCGCAATGTCCTGATATTGGGCCGATTTTGACAGTATTAGGAGCCTTGAGTGAAGGGGAAACTAGGATTATTAATGGAGAAAGGCTTAGAATAAAGGAGTCGGATAGAATAACTTCGATAAAGACGGAACTGAATAAACTTGGTGCGAATGTGGCTGAGGAAGGGGACAGTTTAATAATTCAAGGTGTAGAAGGATTTAAAGGTGGAGTTACAGTAAATTCATGGAATGACCATAGAATTGCAATGTCGCTTGCAATCGCTTCAACGAGATGCGAAAAGGAAATAATTCTGGAAGAGGCTGAAAGTGTTAGAAAATCTTATCCGCATTTTTGGGATGATTTTGTGAAAATGGGTGGAGAAATTGAGAAAGATTGTTAA
- a CDS encoding Type 1 glutamine amidotransferase-like domain-containing protein, whose translation MSKLFLTSYLAGTKNLVKEFLKDVPEKEITFVPTASNTEDYKRYVDEAKQAFLELGFSINILDISKTEKQEIENILKDTKILYVSGGNTFYLLQELKRKKILDTIKDKISNGMLYIGESAGAIITSKNIEYNQIMDNKDIASDLDNYEAMNITDFYILPHNNEFPFVESTKETLKIYENKLNLLPISNSEAVFVNGKDFVVKNVDK comes from the coding sequence ATGAGTAAATTATTTTTGACATCATATTTAGCAGGAACAAAAAATTTAGTGAAAGAATTTTTAAAAGATGTACCAGAAAAAGAAATTACGTTTGTTCCTACTGCTTCAAATACTGAAGATTATAAAAGATATGTAGATGAAGCTAAGCAGGCATTTTTGGAATTGGGATTTTCAATAAATATTTTAGATATTTCAAAAACAGAAAAACAAGAAATAGAAAATATATTAAAGGATACAAAAATTTTGTATGTATCAGGAGGGAATACATTTTATCTATTGCAGGAGCTAAAACGTAAAAAAATTTTAGATACTATTAAAGACAAAATTTCAAATGGAATGCTTTATATAGGAGAATCAGCTGGAGCGATTATTACTTCTAAAAATATAGAATACAATCAGATAATGGATAATAAGGATATTGCTTCTGATTTAGATAATTATGAAGCAATGAATATTACAGATTTTTATATTTTGCCACATAATAATGAATTTCCATTTGTCGAAAGTACAAAAGAAACTCTAAAAATTTATGAAAATAAATTAAATTTGCTTCCAATAAGCAATAGTGAGGCAGTTTTTGTAAATGGAAAAGATTTTGTTGTAAAAAATGTTGATAAATAA
- the aroC gene encoding chorismate synthase — translation MAANFGKNYKISIFGESHGSALGVNIDGIPAGTELDLEFISQEMRRRAPGRSKLTTPRVEKDEFEILSGFFDGKTTGTPLAMIIRNSNQRSKDYSELKIKPRPGHADWSGFNRYSGFNDIRGSGHFSGRITASLVFAGAIAKQILKEQGILIAAHIKSVKNIEDRDFVESDVTEENIEKLRNMTLPVLNEEIVEKIEKAVEKTREEKNSLGGIVELMVTGLPAGIGDPYFESMESELSRMIFSVPATKGIEFGAGFGITEMTGYEANDEMYFDENGEIKSFTNNNGGIIGGITTGMPISFKVAIKPTASIEKAQKTVNLETKKNDILEVHGRHDPIIVPRAVPVLEAATAIVILDRVLESKKRGL, via the coding sequence ATGGCAGCAAATTTTGGAAAAAACTATAAAATATCAATTTTTGGTGAATCACATGGTAGTGCATTGGGAGTAAATATTGATGGAATTCCAGCAGGAACGGAGCTAGATTTGGAGTTTATTTCGCAGGAAATGAGAAGAAGAGCACCTGGAAGATCAAAATTGACAACACCTAGAGTGGAGAAGGACGAATTTGAGATTTTGAGCGGATTTTTTGATGGAAAAACTACTGGAACGCCACTTGCGATGATTATCAGAAATTCAAATCAGCGTTCAAAGGATTACAGCGAATTAAAAATAAAGCCAAGACCAGGGCATGCAGACTGGAGCGGATTTAACAGATATAGCGGGTTTAATGATATTCGTGGAAGCGGACATTTTTCTGGGAGAATAACGGCTTCATTGGTATTTGCTGGAGCGATTGCAAAACAGATTTTGAAGGAGCAGGGGATTTTAATTGCAGCACATATCAAATCGGTAAAGAATATTGAAGACAGGGACTTTGTGGAAAGCGATGTTACGGAGGAAAATATTGAGAAACTTAGAAATATGACTTTGCCTGTCTTGAATGAGGAAATTGTGGAAAAAATTGAAAAGGCTGTGGAAAAAACTAGGGAAGAAAAGAATTCACTTGGTGGAATTGTAGAACTTATGGTTACAGGACTTCCTGCGGGAATAGGAGATCCGTATTTTGAATCTATGGAAAGCGAGCTTTCGAGAATGATTTTCTCGGTGCCGGCTACAAAGGGAATAGAGTTTGGGGCAGGTTTTGGAATTACAGAAATGACTGGATATGAAGCAAATGATGAGATGTATTTTGATGAAAATGGAGAAATAAAATCATTTACAAATAATAATGGTGGAATTATAGGCGGAATAACGACTGGAATGCCAATTTCATTTAAAGTGGCGATAAAACCGACGGCTTCGATTGAAAAGGCTCAGAAAACTGTAAATCTTGAAACTAAGAAAAATGATATTTTGGAAGTTCATGGAAGACATGATCCAATAATAGTGCCGAGAGCGGTGCCAGTACTGGAGGCGGCTACGGCGATTGTAATTTTGGATAGGGTTTTGGAAAGTAAAAAACGTGGATTATAA
- a CDS encoding toxin-antitoxin system YwqK family antitoxin — protein MYKKNLFVLFFIFFISNVVLAATVRNINIEQTEVKNEVLYVAGENEPFTGIVQKFYENGKLKEEIPYTNGVINGHHIQYSENGKVLKKTFYDNGMEYKGVLAETIALIIAVIAIVILIAVKIMRTLPSFKMLDDYQKERILKRFIEYDNGDENLYSSYRLNGCGTGFYTVRTFTVYNEKIRVCAKMISVFFIPIPFALGYLVCYDNKKIICSVSKEHFKILKKEIEEEL, from the coding sequence ATGTATAAAAAAAATTTATTCGTTTTATTTTTTATCTTTTTTATTTCCAATGTGGTTTTAGCGGCTACGGTAAGGAATATTAATATTGAACAGACAGAAGTGAAAAATGAAGTTTTGTATGTTGCTGGGGAGAATGAGCCATTTACTGGAATTGTACAGAAATTTTATGAAAATGGAAAGCTGAAAGAGGAAATACCTTATACCAATGGCGTTATTAATGGGCATCATATTCAGTATTCTGAAAATGGAAAAGTTTTAAAAAAGACGTTTTATGATAATGGCATGGAATATAAAGGTGTTCTGGCTGAAACTATTGCATTAATAATAGCTGTTATTGCTATCGTTATACTTATTGCGGTAAAAATTATGAGAACTCTGCCAAGTTTTAAGATGCTGGATGATTACCAGAAAGAACGGATTTTAAAAAGATTTATTGAATATGATAATGGCGATGAGAATTTATATTCTTCCTACAGGCTTAATGGGTGCGGAACGGGCTTTTACACAGTGAGAACTTTTACAGTATATAATGAAAAAATAAGAGTGTGTGCAAAGATGATTTCAGTATTTTTTATCCCGATTCCTTTTGCGTTAGGCTATCTTGTATGTTACGATAATAAAAAAATTATATGTTCGGTTTCAAAAGAACATTTTAAGATATTAAAAAAGGAAATTGAGGAGGAGCTGTAA
- a CDS encoding RNase H1/viroplasmin domain-containing protein — translation MAKNKKFYAYFIIDTNENGILENWTDCQKKVSGKKARYKSFKTLLQAQEWLNSGANYEKKEKLDLTELYSELERDAIYFDAGTGRGNGVEVRLTDFDGNSLLYKIMNEKNINEFGNYYVADTRTNNFGELVGIYTAFVYAKKYDTKVICGDSSLIIEYWSKGRYNSSNLENDTIELIKKVTLMRNEFEKKGGAVKKISGDVNPADLGFHR, via the coding sequence ATGGCAAAAAATAAAAAATTCTATGCCTATTTCATTATAGATACAAATGAAAACGGAATACTTGAAAACTGGACGGATTGCCAAAAAAAAGTAAGCGGTAAAAAAGCCCGCTACAAATCATTTAAAACTCTTTTGCAAGCACAGGAATGGTTAAACTCTGGAGCAAATTATGAGAAAAAGGAAAAACTTGATTTGACTGAACTGTATTCCGAGCTGGAACGTGACGCAATTTACTTTGATGCGGGAACAGGACGTGGTAACGGCGTGGAAGTCAGATTAACTGATTTTGACGGTAATTCGCTGCTTTATAAAATTATGAATGAAAAAAATATAAATGAATTTGGAAATTATTATGTCGCTGACACCAGAACAAATAACTTTGGTGAATTAGTTGGGATTTACACAGCTTTTGTCTATGCTAAGAAATACGATACAAAGGTTATTTGTGGAGATAGTTCGCTAATTATTGAATACTGGTCAAAAGGACGATATAATAGTTCTAATTTGGAAAATGATACAATTGAACTTATAAAAAAAGTAACTTTAATGAGAAATGAATTTGAGAAAAAAGGTGGAGCCGTAAAGAAAATCTCTGGAGATGTCAATCCCGCTGATTTAGGTTTTCACAGATAA
- the fabG gene encoding 3-oxoacyl-ACP reductase FabG has protein sequence MIINFEIKKRKVENIVLNGKIALITGGSRGIGKEIALKFAENGATVISGDLIDPDYSHANISHVKLNVTDRDNIKEIASEIKEKYGRLDILVNNAGITRDSLLQRMKEADWDLVIDINLKGVYNVMQGFVSLLLKSKASSVINMASVVGIDGNAGQTNYAATKGGVIAMAKTWAKEFGRKNLRSNAIAPGFIETNMTHVLPEKVVETVLANTPLRKMGDAQDVANAALYLASDMSKFVTGQVLRVDGGLNL, from the coding sequence ATGATTATAAATTTTGAAATAAAAAAACGAAAGGTGGAAAATATAGTGTTAAACGGTAAAATTGCATTAATTACAGGCGGTTCAAGAGGTATCGGTAAGGAAATTGCGTTAAAATTTGCAGAAAATGGGGCTACAGTTATTTCTGGAGATTTGATTGATCCTGATTATAGCCACGCAAATATTTCACATGTAAAATTAAATGTTACTGATAGAGATAACATAAAGGAAATTGCGAGTGAAATCAAGGAAAAATACGGAAGATTGGATATTCTTGTAAATAATGCAGGAATTACAAGAGACTCATTGCTTCAAAGAATGAAGGAAGCTGACTGGGATTTAGTAATTGATATTAACTTAAAAGGTGTTTACAATGTAATGCAGGGATTCGTTTCACTACTGTTAAAAAGTAAAGCCTCAAGCGTAATTAATATGGCTTCTGTTGTAGGAATTGATGGAAATGCAGGGCAGACTAACTATGCCGCTACAAAAGGCGGGGTAATCGCCATGGCAAAAACTTGGGCAAAGGAATTTGGTAGAAAAAATCTTAGATCAAATGCAATTGCACCAGGATTCATTGAAACAAATATGACTCATGTGCTACCTGAAAAAGTTGTAGAAACTGTACTTGCAAACACTCCACTTAGAAAAATGGGAGATGCTCAAGATGTTGCAAATGCCGCATTGTATCTGGCAAGCGATATGTCTAAATTTGTTACAGGGCAAGTTTTAAGAGTTGACGGAGGATTAAACTTATAA
- a CDS encoding septal ring lytic transglycosylase RlpA family protein: protein MKKIVTMFAGLVVSLSLVAENTNNIIYIKNEMMKAVDSGTDLYVAKSNKTSTKEKTSNSGNSKHSQSGVASYYGKGLHGSRTASGERHNRNEMVAAHRSLPFGTKVKVTNLSNGKEVVVKINDRGPFTKGRVIDLSYGAFSKIENPGKGITKVKLEVLNSLK from the coding sequence ATGAAAAAAATAGTTACTATGTTTGCAGGCTTGGTAGTATCGCTATCGTTAGTTGCAGAAAATACTAATAATATAATTTACATAAAAAATGAAATGATGAAAGCCGTTGATAGCGGGACTGACTTATATGTTGCAAAATCAAACAAAACTTCTACAAAAGAAAAAACTTCAAATTCAGGAAATTCTAAACATTCACAAAGCGGAGTGGCTTCATATTATGGCAAAGGATTGCACGGAAGCAGAACAGCCAGCGGAGAAAGACATAATAGGAATGAAATGGTAGCAGCGCACAGATCTCTTCCATTTGGTACAAAAGTAAAAGTTACAAATTTGAGCAATGGAAAGGAAGTTGTTGTAAAAATCAACGATAGAGGGCCTTTTACAAAAGGGCGTGTAATTGATTTAAGTTATGGAGCTTTTTCAAAAATTGAAAATCCTGGAAAAGGGATTACAAAAGTAAAACTTGAAGTTTTAAATTCTTTAAAATAA
- a CDS encoding polysaccharide deacetylase family protein, translating to MKKVLSIIGILLAMAGFLYSGIQIFGTTAKFMEHHSLQSSIKKLTDEKTKKTEGLAALTKKNADIKAQYEKLKADKKIKTVYLTFDDGPSGHTDQILEILKKNNIKATFFVIGIGKNYNDYKKIIDHGHALGLHTYSHIYKEVYANEESFFKDLYKIRDAVKSTTGLDVKITRFPGGSSNAIASKALKTAIINRMTKEGYVYFDWNCDSTDASGNNVPVEKLVKYGVCTTHPDINVLMHDTNAKKTTVQALQRIIDGYRKAGYTFETLDVNSPKIQHVKQPELK from the coding sequence ATGAAAAAAGTATTATCAATTATCGGTATATTACTTGCTATGGCAGGATTTTTATACTCAGGAATACAAATTTTTGGAACAACTGCAAAATTTATGGAACATCACAGCTTGCAGTCAAGTATAAAAAAATTAACTGATGAAAAAACAAAAAAAACTGAAGGACTTGCTGCTCTTACGAAAAAGAATGCAGATATAAAAGCTCAATATGAAAAACTTAAAGCTGACAAGAAAATAAAAACAGTTTATTTAACATTTGATGACGGGCCTTCAGGACATACTGATCAAATTCTTGAAATTTTGAAAAAGAATAATATAAAAGCAACATTTTTTGTAATTGGAATCGGAAAAAATTATAACGACTATAAAAAAATAATTGATCATGGGCATGCGCTTGGGTTGCATACCTATTCACACATATATAAAGAAGTTTATGCAAACGAGGAAAGTTTCTTTAAAGATCTTTATAAAATAAGAGATGCTGTAAAATCGACAACAGGATTAGATGTAAAAATCACAAGATTTCCAGGCGGTTCAAGCAATGCGATAGCATCTAAGGCTTTAAAAACGGCTATAATTAACAGAATGACAAAAGAAGGATATGTGTATTTTGACTGGAACTGTGATTCTACTGACGCTTCCGGAAATAATGTGCCTGTGGAAAAACTGGTTAAATACGGCGTCTGCACAACTCACCCTGATATTAATGTCCTAATGCACGATACAAATGCCAAAAAAACAACAGTCCAAGCTTTACAAAGAATTATTGACGGATATAGAAAAGCTGGATATACATTTGAAACACTAGATGTAAATAGTCCAAAAATTCAACATGTTAAGCAGCCTGAACTGAAATAA
- a CDS encoding serine/threonine protein phosphatase, translating into MAKKEQQFLYDHRNDHSGENGKKLAKTAFILFIISALLVALSHFVLVEKKAQFEKNIPALKENKQKLEKEVDALNGNIKHSEDTYKKTEALVNKYK; encoded by the coding sequence ATGGCAAAGAAAGAACAACAATTTCTTTATGATCACAGAAATGATCATAGTGGTGAAAATGGCAAAAAATTAGCAAAAACTGCATTTATTCTGTTTATTATTTCGGCATTGCTTGTGGCGCTTTCACATTTTGTCCTAGTTGAAAAAAAGGCACAATTTGAAAAAAATATACCAGCGCTCAAGGAAAATAAACAAAAGCTGGAAAAGGAAGTGGATGCTCTTAACGGCAACATTAAACACAGCGAGGACACTTACAAAAAAACAGAAGCACTAGTAAACAAATACAAATAA